Proteins from one Candidatus Nitrospira nitrosa genomic window:
- a CDS encoding DNA topoisomerase IV subunit A yields the protein MTTKTKQPTVVEKKLISLADIVIQAAERSKDPTLQIPIRALSNVSFNERKGLIEMGNKKQERSFFNVGMAKRFMQTVLVADALSELQRADLTTSLREIYYRTKHTIKDSHENTFDAQDESDPVIEDLEVSLAALREELHVSAENRGSIVGPVIFGDDGDRVDCSKLGKGGYSVPSIVEPEYLEIRRCTADFVLLVEKGTQWNRLSEDKFWRRYNCILLTGNGQPPRGVRRLACRLHEEHRLPVYVLVDNDPWGYYIYSVVKQGSINLAFESERMAIPKAKFVGLSSADPENYELPRNVGIKLNDKDIARAKELLNYQWFKKPAWQAEIKRMLASGLKYELDALANKDFQYLTKKYLPKKLQERDWLD from the coding sequence ATGACGACCAAGACAAAGCAGCCCACCGTGGTCGAGAAAAAGTTAATCAGTCTGGCGGATATCGTCATCCAAGCGGCCGAGCGGTCGAAGGATCCAACGCTTCAGATTCCGATTCGTGCCCTCTCGAATGTGTCCTTCAACGAACGGAAGGGCCTCATCGAGATGGGGAATAAGAAGCAGGAACGGTCGTTCTTCAACGTCGGTATGGCGAAGCGCTTCATGCAGACGGTCCTGGTCGCGGATGCGCTCTCCGAGTTGCAGCGCGCCGATCTCACGACGTCGCTTCGAGAAATTTACTACCGCACGAAACACACGATCAAAGATTCTCACGAGAATACCTTCGATGCCCAGGACGAATCCGATCCGGTCATTGAGGATCTCGAGGTGTCGCTCGCCGCGCTTCGCGAGGAGCTCCATGTCAGTGCCGAAAATCGAGGCAGCATCGTGGGGCCGGTGATCTTCGGTGATGACGGGGACCGTGTCGATTGTTCGAAGCTCGGCAAGGGCGGCTACTCCGTTCCCTCGATCGTCGAGCCGGAGTATCTGGAGATTCGGCGCTGCACGGCGGACTTCGTGTTGCTCGTCGAGAAGGGCACGCAGTGGAACAGGCTCTCGGAGGACAAGTTCTGGCGTCGCTATAACTGCATCCTCCTGACCGGAAACGGTCAGCCTCCTCGGGGTGTACGGCGTTTAGCCTGTCGGCTGCACGAGGAACATCGGTTACCGGTTTATGTGCTGGTCGATAACGATCCCTGGGGATACTACATCTATTCCGTGGTCAAACAGGGATCGATCAACCTGGCCTTTGAGAGCGAACGGATGGCCATTCCGAAGGCCAAGTTCGTGGGCCTGTCGAGTGCCGATCCAGAGAACTATGAGCTGCCGCGTAATGTCGGCATCAAGCTCAACGACAAGGATATCGCCCGTGCGAAGGAATTGTTGAACTATCAGTGGTTCAAGAAGCCGGCCTGGCAAGCGGAGATCAAGCGTATGCTGGCGAGTGGATTGAAATACGAGCTTGATGCGTTAGCCAACAAAGATTTCCAGTACCTGACCAAGAAATACCTACCGAAGAAGCTTCAGGAACGGGATTGGTTGGATTAG